The sequence below is a genomic window from Marispirochaeta sp..
TTTTTCGACGTCAGTATTATTGACCGCTTAAAATAGAACTCCCTTTTTACTGCAGCCGTTCAGTTCCCCTGCACCAGACCGTCAAAATAGCCGCGGACGGAACCGACAAATTCCTGTTTGACGGCTTTGTTAATATCGTCCATGGCAAAGGAGCGGGCAGATTCAGCGGTAACCGCGGAGGCCCGGCCCTGGTTGTTATAGGAGACAAGAGCCTTGCCGTCAGGGCCGGTAAAATCGAGATTAAGGTACCAGCGCACGGATTTATACTTGGGGTTCAGCTCGATGTCCTCGATACGGACATCTCCCCGGATGGAAAGCAGGGCGGGATCTGCTGTGGGAAAACGCTCCTGGCTCAGGGCTTCGCGGACTGCGGATTCCACCAGAGGCCCTTCTCCTCCCCGGACACGGAGACTGATGGTCATGGTTGAGGCCATCTCCGATTTTTCCTGCAGTACACTGCGCTGATCATAGGGCAGAGAGGTCATGGCGTAGAAGACCTGGGATATTATTCTGAGCTGGTCCAGCAGAAGAGCGTTGCTCTGGGCAACTACCGCTGCTGCGGAGACAAAGGCGTATTTACGGATGGGATCATCGGCAGCGCGGTACTCGTTCATATAGGCTGTAACAAAGCCGCTGTTTTTCCGGATCAGGTCCTGGTAAATCCGGCCCGTTGCCATACGGTCAATATAGGCAATGGCATGGACCCTGCCCTCGGTATCGACCGCCGCTTCGCCGAACTGAACATTCAGCAGGGTCTGGTTGGACTGCACGTTGGTGGACTGGGCAAGCATGAGTTCGCTTTCGGAAACGTTTCCGGCAGAACTTACAAGGTCCCGGTAGCGCTCTGCGGTGCTTACGTCCACCGTTATCTGTGACTCGAATATCTGGGACAGGCCGGCCATGGCGCTCTGCTCCGCGGCCCGTCTGGTGTCGCCGGTCCCGATAGCGGTCATGTACGTATCATCGGGGTATGCGGCCCGGGGATCAAGGAACCAGGCGGGCATGTCCCCGGAGGAGGAGCTCCCGGAGGCCGGACCGCCGGTGGCACAGCCGGCAAATAGAAAGAGAACAAGAAGCCCCATCAGGATCCTTCCTGCAACAGTTTTATTCATATCTGGTACTCCTTTTCACAGTACAACTATTTATTTGCGTATGAAGTCGCCAGGTTCAGCCCGCCTTTGCTTACGGTGACCAGCCCCAGCTCGTCCACCTGCAGCAGGGTTCCCCCGGAGTAGTACTCAAGTTCGATAAAGTGCTTCCCTTCGGGAAGATCGAACTCTCCCATGTAGGCGTGAGCGGGAAAGTAACGGGAGATCCGCAGATCTGCTTTTTCCGATGCCTCTACCGCGATATCCGCAACAATGGAACCAAGAAGCCCCCAGCCGCCCCCGGCCTGCTCCTGCAGCTGTTTTTTTCCGATCTGGGCCAGGATTCCTTTTACAATGGTACGGGTTACGGTCTTCATAAAAATAATCGGATACTTGACCTGAAAGGTTGCTTCGGCGACCCTTTCCATGTTCTCGATCAGTTCAAGCTGACCGGCAGGCCGGGAATCCACAACCACCCGGATGGAATCGACGGCGCTGCCCTGGGGTTCCATGTACGGCAGCTGAAACTTGAAACGGTAGCCTCCGTCCACACCGGGCCAGAAAAAACTGTTGTAACCGGTGGGAATCAGCTGGCCCTCGTCATCCTCGTCCATGGTAAGAATGGAAACGGAGTTCTCCCCGGTGGCGATGGTAAGGGTCTTTGCCTTTTTTACAGGAGACCGGCCGGCAAAAGCAAGAACGCTCAGGCGGGCGCCTTCGGGGCGCAGCAAAGCCGATTCATCCACGGGGAGCGCAAAATCATAGATATCCGGCTGCAGCTGAAAAGCCTCGACTATCTTGTTATAGTCAATCCGGGCACCGTCGTAGTCTCCTTCTCCGCGATACATAAGCAGGCTTATATAACGGGCCAGGGCGCTGTTGTAAAAACGGTTGTTACCCGCTTTAAGTTCGACCGCGGCGTCATCCGCGTTATTGTATCCCGCCGCCAGGGAAGAATACTTGTCTTCCAGGAGGTTAAGCTTGGTATTAACCCGCCGGACTTCCACAAAACCGGCGTCAAAATCGCCCAGGGAGAGGAAATTGATTGACTTGAAGATATTCAGATAGATGTCTTCGTAGTCCTCACCGGCGTAATCCATGACGTTATCGTTCAACAGAAAAGAACCCGCAGCCTGACTGATACTTTTAGTAAAATACTCCTCTATAAGCTGCTCGGCCTCGGTCAGGTGCCGGATACTGAGTTCGTACTCTCCGGCATAGTGGTAGAGCATGCCGACATCCAGATAATAGAGAACCTTGTCGCGGTCCCGATAGA
It includes:
- a CDS encoding LPP20 family lipoprotein, whose amino-acid sequence is MNKTVAGRILMGLLVLFLFAGCATGGPASGSSSSGDMPAWFLDPRAAYPDDTYMTAIGTGDTRRAAEQSAMAGLSQIFESQITVDVSTAERYRDLVSSAGNVSESELMLAQSTNVQSNQTLLNVQFGEAAVDTEGRVHAIAYIDRMATGRIYQDLIRKNSGFVTAYMNEYRAADDPIRKYAFVSAAAVVAQSNALLLDQLRIISQVFYAMTSLPYDQRSVLQEKSEMASTMTISLRVRGGEGPLVESAVREALSQERFPTADPALLSIRGDVRIEDIELNPKYKSVRWYLNLDFTGPDGKALVSYNNQGRASAVTAESARSFAMDDINKAVKQEFVGSVRGYFDGLVQGN